From the Fimbriimonadaceae bacterium genome, one window contains:
- a CDS encoding twin-arginine translocation signal domain-containing protein: MDDLTRRQFLGRTAAAAAGAAMGRISMGVTDEKIILGKGSHKYECIHDWLTPPEGMVFGNTHGLAQDSAGRIYLCHTVNKESRIRDGVCVYTADGQFITSWGGRFDGGSHGLALRKEPEGEFLYHCDTHKREVVKTTLDGVQVWAFGTPKEPGVYDDKHAFVPTNVAFLPNGDFCVGDGYGSSYLHFYDRNGHWKKTFGGLGDEPGKVNCPHGLWLDDRFGTPVLAVADRANHRMQYFDLDGQHIKFVTDGLRLPCNFDIRGKEVVCPDLDSVVTILDEDNKVVVQLGDGHPSNLRAEPRSKFIPGKFINPHQAIYLANGDILVAEWVEVGRVTLLRRTR; encoded by the coding sequence ATGGACGACCTGACCAGGCGCCAATTCCTGGGCCGCACGGCAGCAGCCGCCGCCGGGGCGGCGATGGGGCGGATATCGATGGGCGTGACTGACGAAAAGATCATTCTGGGCAAGGGTTCCCACAAGTACGAGTGCATCCATGACTGGCTGACCCCGCCGGAAGGAATGGTCTTCGGCAACACCCATGGGTTGGCCCAAGACTCGGCGGGACGGATCTACCTCTGCCACACCGTCAATAAGGAGAGCAGGATCCGCGACGGCGTGTGCGTCTACACCGCCGACGGACAGTTCATCACCTCTTGGGGCGGCCGGTTCGACGGCGGGTCACACGGCCTGGCCCTGCGTAAGGAACCTGAAGGCGAGTTTCTCTACCATTGCGACACCCACAAGCGCGAGGTCGTCAAGACCACGCTTGACGGTGTCCAGGTCTGGGCTTTTGGAACGCCGAAGGAGCCCGGAGTCTACGATGACAAGCATGCCTTCGTTCCGACCAACGTCGCCTTCTTGCCCAACGGAGACTTCTGCGTCGGCGACGGTTATGGGTCCAGCTACCTTCATTTCTATGACCGGAACGGTCACTGGAAGAAGACCTTTGGGGGGCTCGGGGACGAACCGGGCAAAGTCAACTGTCCGCATGGCCTGTGGCTCGACGACCGGTTCGGGACGCCTGTCCTTGCCGTCGCCGACCGCGCGAACCACCGGATGCAGTACTTCGACCTTGACGGGCAGCACATCAAGTTCGTGACCGACGGGCTCCGTCTACCTTGCAATTTCGACATCCGTGGCAAGGAGGTGGTCTGCCCCGACCTTGACTCGGTCGTGACCATCTTGGACGAAGACAACAAAGTCGTCGTCCAACTGGGCGACGGACATCCCAGTAACTTGCGGGCCGAGCCGCGCTCCAAGTTCATCCCGGGCAAATTCATCAACCCACACCAGGCGATCTACCTGGCCAACGGTGACATTCTCGTCGCCGAATGGGTCGAGGTCGGGCGGGTGACGCTCCTCCGCCGGACCCGTTGA